In Novosphingobium kaempferiae, the DNA window TAAATCCCGCGCACGTATTCGCGCCATCCCAGGATTTGCCGGATGTAGCCTTCCACGGAGTTGATAGGCGCGCGGCCCGCCCGGTACTCCGCTTCGGCGCGGCGGCACAGATAAAGCGGATCGAGCAGCCCCGAATTGATGTAGGGCGAAAGTATCGAATGCCATAAAAACGGCTGGCCGATCAGCATCGCATCTTCGTAACGGCCGAAATCAGGAAGGGCGGAGTCGAAAAAGTGGTCTGCCTGCCGCCGAGCATCGGCAGCGGTGACAGCGTAATCGAAATCGTCCAGCGATCCCGGATGGTCTGGGAACCGCTCCGCGACGAGGGCGAGGACTTCGCGGGTGATGGAATCCGGCTTAAAGCGCAAGGGCCGCGGCATGAACAGGTCGGCGCCTGCGGGCTTTCGGTTGTCCTTTTCATAGTTCCACCGCCCTCCGGCAGGCTTGCCCTCGTCGAGCAGCAAACCGGTCTTGCGCCGCATGGCCCGATAGAAGAACTCCATGGTCAGCTCGCGCCGTCCGTCAGCCCATTCCTCGAACTCGGAATGCGTGCACAGAAATCGGGTGTCCGACCGGACTTCGACGGGCAGTCCGAAAAGGGCTGCCAGCTTTCGAGCATGGCCGCGACGCGCCACTCACCCGCTTCGGTAACGATCACCCGATCGGGACGATGGCGATTGATCGCCCTGGCAACCTCTCCAGTGAAGCTGCCGCTGTTTTCAGGATCTTCAAGATGAATATAATCGAGTGTCCAGCCGGCCTTAAAGAGCGCTTTGACATGCTGGCGCATGGCGGACAGGATGTAGGCGATCTTTTTCTTGTGATGGCGCACATATGTCGTCTCCTGTGCCACTTCCATCATCAGAAGAACGGTTTGGCTCTGTTTAAGTCCGGCAAGCGAGGACAAGTCGAAGGAAAGCTGGTCGCCAAGCACAGGCACGAGAGTTTTCATTAGAGTCCGTCCTGGAACAGGAGGTGGTGCTGCCCGACCAGCCTCGCAATGCACGCGCTGCCGGACACCCTCATCCTTCCCCCCTTCTCGCTCCCGCTATCCGCTCGGGCCCCTTTTTCGCTTGCGCTCGATCTCGGGCCCACACGCAAGCGCCGTGAAGGTGTAGCCTCAGTCGCTGTAAAACATGCGCTAGCTTCCGATCTGGTGCGCATTTTGGGCCATTCCGGAAAGGTTTCCGCCCTAGTCCGGCAGACGCGTGCCATCCCAGGCGAAGAGACCGCCGCTGTCGGCTTTTTCCAGGCGGTCGACGACGTTGAGCAGGCGCTCGGCCGCATAATCCGGTGTGAAAAGCTGTCCTGCCGGCACACCGCGTTCGAATGGCGCGGATAGCCTGCTTTTGACTGTGCCGGGATGCAGTGCGGCGACAATGACCTCAGGATGGGTGCGCGCCATTTCTATCGCGAAATTGCGTATCATCATGTTCAATGCCGCCTTGCTCGCCCGATAGCCGTGCCATCCGCCCAGCCGGTTGTCCCCGATGGAGCCGACTTTCGCCGAAAGCACGGCGAAGACGCAGCGCCCCTGCCGTGGCAGCCGCGGCAGCACGTGTTTGGCGATGAGTGCAGGACCGATCGCATTCACCGCGTAAAGTCGCGCAAGCGCCTCGGCATCGAGTGCCCGCACTGTTTTTTCAGGGACAATGGCCGATGCCTGGTCGTGCAACAAACCCGTACAAACCAATACCAGGCCAAGCGGCGGCGCCAGCTCTGCGGCAGCCGCAGCAATTGACGCGTCGTCGTTGAGGTCGAAGCGGAATGGCGTGCATCCGGACGGGAGGCCCACGCCACCGCGCGATCCGGCCATCACCGTAGCGAAACGCCCGCTTCCGGCCAGCCTTGCTGCCGCCGCTGCGCCGATAGCCCCACTGGCGCCGAATACCGCCGCCGTCCTGCCCGTGATGCCTTGTCCGGCTGCCTCATCCTGCATCCCTCAAGTCCTCCACCAGATCCGGAGCTTCCCAATCCATCAAGGTTTCCCGCATCCTTTCGGCAAGTTGGATGCCCGATAGCCATGCTCCCTCGACAGTGGGTTCGGTGCACCAGTCTCCGCATGCACCCAATCCCAAGGAAGAATTCCAGATGACCTGGTCCGACTGACCGCAGGGCCTTGAGAACCGCCACCTGTGAGCCTTGATAAACGTATGGGCCGGGAGATCAGTACCGATCGTTTCAGCAAGTTCCGCAAGCAGCTGGATTGCGACGTTGTCCGCCGAACTCTCTAGATGCTTTTGGGACCATTGCGCGCTGGCGTGCAGGACCCAGCATTCTGCCTCACCTCGGCCCGGCTTGGAACGGTTGTTCGCAATCACGGAGAAGATCCCGGCATCCGTCGCGAGATGCCCGGATGGCTTCAGGGGGCGGCAAAATTCGACCATGACCGCCCAGCAGGGAAAAGATCGTACGGAGGCGGCATGGCGCGCGGCCTTCAGATCGTGCAGGGCAAGCAGCGGCGCAGCCTGCTCGGCCGGTACGGCGACCACCACACCATCAAAGGGACCTGCCTGACAGCGTTCCCCCTCTATCACCCATCCACCGTCGGTCGTGACAAGTGATTGGACGGAAAACCCGAACCTCACGTTGAGCCCTCTGCTCTGTTCGGCAACGAGGCTTGCCATTGACGGGATGCCTACCAGCGCGTTGCGCGGACCGTCATCCCAACGTGCAACCCAACCGGCCTCGCGCCAGCGCATGACCTCGGCACGAAAGCGCGGATCGCGCGCTGTAAACGACGGTGCCCCCAAGTCCCAGGAAGCGTTCCCGATTGTCACGGTGGCCAGACGCCCGCCGGGGCGCCGCCCTTTGTCAAATAGCACGATATCGCCAATCCCGCGCAGTTGCTCGGCACAAGCAAGCCCTGCAATGCCTGCCCCAACGATGCCGATCCGCCGGCGCACGCCGCGGCTCATCTGCTGCGCACCTGTGCCTCATTGGGCATTTGCCCGCGCCTGCCGACATTATCCAGATACCACGCAGGCGCCCTGGTGGTCATCATCTCGCGGTGCCGGAACCTGCGCAAAGCATTACCGACAGATTTTTCTGTAAGCTCAAGAGTGGTTTGCCTCTTATCATCGTGCTGATGATCCGGCGCAAACCGCGCAGACATAACCTTCATGGCGTTCTCTCGAAAGGTTGGCCGCCAGCCGAGCGCATGCGGACGTTAGAGAAACGTTCTAGGCATCTC includes these proteins:
- a CDS encoding NAD(P)/FAD-dependent oxidoreductase, giving the protein MSRGVRRRIGIVGAGIAGLACAEQLRGIGDIVLFDKGRRPGGRLATVTIGNASWDLGAPSFTARDPRFRAEVMRWREAGWVARWDDGPRNALVGIPSMASLVAEQSRGLNVRFGFSVQSLVTTDGGWVIEGERCQAGPFDGVVVAVPAEQAAPLLALHDLKAARHAASVRSFPCWAVMVEFCRPLKPSGHLATDAGIFSVIANNRSKPGRGEAECWVLHASAQWSQKHLESSADNVAIQLLAELAETIGTDLPAHTFIKAHRWRFSRPCGQSDQVIWNSSLGLGACGDWCTEPTVEGAWLSGIQLAERMRETLMDWEAPDLVEDLRDAG
- a CDS encoding SDR family NAD(P)-dependent oxidoreductase; the encoded protein is MQDEAAGQGITGRTAAVFGASGAIGAAAAARLAGSGRFATVMAGSRGGVGLPSGCTPFRFDLNDDASIAAAAAELAPPLGLVLVCTGLLHDQASAIVPEKTVRALDAEALARLYAVNAIGPALIAKHVLPRLPRQGRCVFAVLSAKVGSIGDNRLGGWHGYRASKAALNMMIRNFAIEMARTHPEVIVAALHPGTVKSRLSAPFERGVPAGQLFTPDYAAERLLNVVDRLEKADSGGLFAWDGTRLPD